The DNA sequence GCTTGTTGAATGCTTGATGTTTGTTGTTTGGAATTGGAACTTACTCACTTTGTTGTGCTTCCATGAGTTATAGAGATTTGATTGTTGTAGTCATAACATGTTTGTTCTCCTGATGTCTGCTATACCATGAGTTTCAATGTTGTGTCATGGGATGATGTGGCAAGTGATCAGGAAATACAAAtgatggaaagtgattgttaaTGTCTCGAGAGAGGACTAGTTTGAAGGAATACTTTCTCGAGGCATCAACTCTCAAAAGTAACCAAGTAGGGACTTGAGATGGTTGTGATTTTTGTGttgttctttttcttgtgtGTATTCTTTCCATGTCTCACTTCCTGGTGTGTATAAGGAGTGATGGCTGGACGGAATGATCATGCGATAGATGATGCTCTCCAAGCCTTAGCTCAGGCTATTGGGAATCCGAATAAGGGAGAAGCTGCTGGAGCTACTGAGTACCAAGGGTTAGACCGCTTCCAACGAAATAATCCTCCTTCTTTCAATGGAGGATACAACCCTGATGGTGCTTAGAATTGGATAAGGGAAATCGAGAAAATCTTCCAAGTGATGGCATGTCCAGAGGGGAAAAAAGTTGCTTTTGGTACATATACTCTGGTGGAAGAAGCTGAGTATTGGTGGGAGAATACTCGCCAATGCTTAGAGGTTGAAGGTCAAGTTGTGACCTGGGATGTCTTCAAGAGGGTATTTTTGGAGAAATACTTTCCCGAGGATGTTAGGAACAAGAAGGAGATGGAGTTCTTGGAGCTCAAGCAGGGGAACATGACTGTGGTTGAATATGCAGCCAAGTTTGAGGAGCTGGTGAGGTACTTTCCCCGTTATCAAGGGAGAAATGGTGAAATTTCCAAATATGTGAAGTTTCTAAACGACTTGCAACCTGAAGTGAAGCAAGTTATGAATTACCAAGGTGTTCGTCAGTTCCCACTCTTGGTTAACATGTGCCGGATTTGGGATGAAGACTCTCGCGACAGGGCGAGCTATTATAGGAGTACGGGCCcaatgaagaacaaaaagaatggaCCTCAACATCGGGGAAAACCGTACTCAACCCCTACTAAGCAATATGGTAAATGCCCCAACTATCAGAGGACTGTTGCTATGGGGTTTGTGGGTGATAGTGGTAGCAAACCCAATACTTTCCCCACTCAGATCACTTGTTACAAATGTGGTAAGCCAGGGCACATCTCCTCAAATTGTGCTGATAAAGGCATAACCTATTTTAATTGTAGACAAAGGGGGCATATTCAGAGAGATTGTCCATATCCCAAGAAGGAGCATAATGGTGGGGGCCTGAATGACCAAACTGGACATCCGAAGGCCATGAGAAGAGTCTTTACCCTTAACAGTGCCGAAGCTTCAAAATCCAAAGATCTAATCCAAGGTAAATGTTTCATAAATGGGATTCCCTTACTTGTGCTATTCGATTCCGGTGCAACCCATTCTTTTATATCCTGTTCGTGTGTAGGGAGACTTAagcttttttgtgttttctttaaataaagatcTGGTGGTAGAGACCCCAACTAGTGGTTTTGTGTTAACTTCtaatgtgtgtttgaattgtcCTGTGGAAATTTCTGGTAGAACATTTTTGATTGATCtgatttgtttgcctttgagctaaattgatgttattctgggtatggactggttatcttcGAATCATGTCTTGTTAAACTATTTTGATAAAACTGTGGTGCTTGATAATTCTGGAGTGAGTaaggatatgatttttatctctgccaaccaagttgtgacatctttaaaagaagatgcTCAAGTGTACATGATCTTGTCTAACCTGGATATAGAGACAAAGGTTTCCATGTGTTACGTCCCTATTGTCAGAGTTTCCTGAAGTGTTCCCTGAGGATATGTCCGGTCTACCACccgagagagagatagagttttcCATAGACCTGGTACCTGGTACCTGGTGCTGGACCATATCCATAGCCCCTTATATGATGTCTCCTATAGAGTTAGCCGAGCTTAAGAAATAGTTAGAGAAGTTGTTGGAGAAGCGGTTTGTGAGACCCAGTGTATCTCTATGGGGAGCACCAATGTTGTTagtaaagaagaaagatgggacCATGAGGTTGTGTGTAGACTACAACTAGTTGAATAAGGTGACAATTAAGAATAAGTACCCTTTGCCTATAATAGACAACCTTATGGACCAGCTGGTAGGAGCTTGGGTGTTTAGCAAGATAGACCTTAGGTCAGGTTACCATCAGATCCGAGTGAAGTCTAAGGATATATCGAAGACTGCTTTTATGACCCGTTATGGTCACTATGAGTATCTAGTCATGCCCTTtggtgtgactaatgctccagGTGTGTTTATGGACTACATGAATAGAGTCTTTCACCTTTACCTTGATAGTTTTGTAGTAGTattcatagatgatattttggtatactccAAGATTAGAGAAGAACATGAAGAACACATGAGGATTATGCTGCATACCCTTAGGGACCGACCAGTTTATGCTAAGCTGTCCAAGTGTGAgttttggttagagaaagttagtttcctAGGGCATGTGATATCTCAAGGGGTTATAGCTATAGATCCCTTTAAGATAGAAGCCGTTTTTGAGTGGGAGAGTCCTAAATTTCTTTTTGAGATTAGGAGTTTTCTGGGCTTAGCAGGATATTACCGGAGATTCATAGAAGGTTTCTCCAAGTTAGCTTTACCTTTGAATTAATTGACACGtaagggtcaagcttttgtgtgggatACCCAATGTGAGCATAGTTTCCAAACCCTTAAGGAAAAATTCACGACCGCTCCAGTGCTAGTTTTGCCTAACCTGAGAGAACCCTTTGAGGTGTATTatgatgcatcaaagatggatttaggaggagtgttgatgcaaaatggccaagtagtggcctatgcttctagacaacttaagactcatgagaggaattatcccACCCATGATCTGGAGTTGGCTGCTGTAGTTTTTTCCCTTAATATATGGAGGCATTACCTGCTTGGCTCCAAGTTtgaggtgtttagtgatcatAAGAGTCTTAAGTACTTGTTTAGTCAGAAAGAGCTGAACATGCAtcaaaggagatggttagagtttctTAAAGGTTATGATTTTTAGCTTAGCTACCATCCTGACAAAGCCAATGTAGTGGCTGGtgccttgagtaggaaatccCTACATATATCTGCCTTGATGGTTAGAGAGATGGATCTCCTAGAACAATTTAGAGACCTTAGCCTTGCATGTGAGGTTACCCCTTACAGTTTGAGATTAGGAACTTTCAGGATCACCAGTGAGTTACTAGGAGATATCAGGAAGGACCAGAAGACTGATCCTTTTCTAAGGACTCAGTTTGAAGCTATAGAGTCAGGAAGAGATAGTAGTTTCAATGCTGGATTGGATGGAGCCTTGCGACTTTAAGATAGGATTTGTGTTCCTAATGTGCCTGAACTTAGAAAGATGATCTTGGAGGAAGGACATAGGAGTAACCTGAGCATCCATCCTGGTGCTACCAAGATGTGTCAGGATTTGAAGATgatgttttggtggcccaagatgaagagagaggttagtgaatttgtgtatgcatgtttagtttgtcagaaggctaagatagaacatTAGAGACCTTCAGGGAATTTACAACCCTTGGAGATATCCCAGTGGAAGTGGGACAAtatttccatggattttgttgtaGGGCTACCTAGAAGCCCccaaaggtttagattctatcTAGGTTATTGTTGATAAACTGACCAAGTCTGCTCACTTTATTCCCATTAATATCAGATTTTCCTTGGAGATGTTGACCTCCCTGTATATTATCGAGATTGTCAGATTACATGGTGTGCTATCTAGCAGTGTCTGATAGAGATCCTAGGTTTGCCTTTAGATTTTGGGAGAGCCTGAATAGAGAATTGGGAACCAAGCTTAGACTAAGTTCAGCCTACCACCCTCAGACTAATGGCCAAACTAAACGGACCATTCAGTCTCTGGAGGACCTTTTGAGGGCGTGTGTCTTAGAGTAAAAGGGGAATTGGGAGAGTTTTCTACCGTTGATAGAGTTAACTTATAATAATAGTTTTCACTCTACCATTGGCATGGCTCCCTTTGAAGCTAtgtatggtagaaggtgtaAGACACCCCTATGTTGGCTAGAGCCCAGAGAATACCTCACCTTAGGACCTGAAATGGTACAACAAACCACTGAGAAGGTCAAGTTGATCCAAGAAAGGATGAGAACTGCTCAGAGTAGGCAGAAAAGTTATTAGGACAAGAGGAGGAAAGACTTGGAACTTgaggttggtgatcatgtattcttgagagtcactccATGGACTGGGGAGGTGCATCAGTAGAAGATGCCAAGTGGGAATTAGAGAGTCAGATGCGAGCAGCCTATCCATCCTTGTTTGAGTCAGGTAAATTTTGGGGacgaaatttctaaaagggtgggagagttgtaacaccctgaaatattactaattataaatcgatgtttaattgtatttatcgtgttatttgactatatggttgacttgaatgagttgaggtatgggttgaattagtcatgtgtgaatttattgatgtggatgttgagttatgtggagttttgttgagttaagttgaaattatgagatttcaaattttacctaaatcTATTTCAGTAAAATCGCGATCccggattcgttaaccgttggatcgtcttcaAATTTTGGCTAGAGGTTCCTAAGACAATTCCCCACATTCTTAGCATTGgggtttttaaaataacaacttCTAATGTCTTTCTAAGTGCGAGGGGCAcgctaagtgcaattccaaACCAAGAGGGAATTACACTAAGCGAGAACTAGTGCATAGggagttgcgctaagcgcgaatTGTCGTGCTAAGAGCAGAAAGCAGACtcccgcttagcgagacaagctcgctaagcgaaatatgtagattataaatacgttctccagtgtgaaaaacatgattttccCCCTCTACTTCTCTCCAAAcgccacccaaaccctaacacctGCTTCTCCACCACCCATGACTACCGGTGGCCACCACGAGCCACCGTTGATTGCTGCCAAACCTCCACGCCAAGAAGAACGTTGTAATCGAGCGGAATCCTTAGAATCCTCCTCAAGGATTTGGTGGAGAAAATTCCCCCAATCCTTCATTATGTAGCTTctttgaggtaatcttgacttctaagcctttctcctagttagtttgagtttctcttagCATCTCTCgtgttgggtactgtaatagggtgtttttacacttcttttgaaaacccttgaaaatgagacattgtaaaagttatccttttataacattgatgttattttcgtgaccttcactgaaccccgaTCACATTGTCGTGagtgaaatttcaaaatgatgtctccttttagtagaatcagaaacaccccttagccctttatgttttgacaggggtatttgactTTGAATATTGTTATTAACCTTATttctgaaatctatactaaattttccttcaatttggtatatagaaccttgTGTTTGGACTGACGAGCGTGAACGAGAGAGACCTCTGAGTGATGCAAAAAGGAACTGACagagagctcacgataggtgaggggggtttattatcatttacaatttttaataccatagttggggttcagggaacctaactatggggatgtatgccTGTCCCTattgcatgttggttttcaagaaaacaatgtttttgattAATGCGATgcgatatatctattattgatgaataacattattgtttttattagatttGTATGGTCTGAAGACCTCgagagtgtgaatctcaggcatgaactatacatatatgtatatgcggAATGCGACTTACTAATGATACTATTATTGAGGATATTAATTGATGTGAGATGATGTTgtcattgatgattatgttgatataagttgatgttgttattgatgattatgttaatttgatatgatgttgttgttgtggataATGTCATTGAAATAAGATGAGGCAATGTTGATGTAGATAATGATATTGAGGTGAGATGttaatgatgttgaaaatgtcactgtgatgatgtatgttgtgtatgtacatgggggatGCAGTGACTTTGTTGGATATCCTTGGTGGGGGAAATAAAGTGGTTAAAGATTTTTAAGCATCTATggagggggatgacttagaatctttaattatccacgacCAATGCATTGAtagtgcccatgtttcatacgttgtatgttgtgtatgtacatggggggtgcagtgaccttgttggatatccctagtgggggaaatagagtggttaaacagttttaagcatctctgaagggggatggcttagaatctttaattatccacggtcagtgcattgatggtgcccatgtttcatacgttgtatgttgtgtatgtacatggggggtgcagtgaccttgttggatatccctggtgggggaaataaagtggttaaagagttttaaccatctctagagggggatgacttagaatatttaattatccacagtcagtgcattgatggtgcccatgtttcatacttcatatgacatgaaaatagtataaactttgtcagtaagtacttgtagtttctcatgaggaggaatacttgtacttggggcatgtcacttggtttggaactcccttgagactcaggctgatcaccatgggggggagttgcctatgcacgacagggtgacctcgacacttactgcctagttttcctaagtgagagtgtcgtgtggacatgcttaggctatttccatTGGGATGGTACCACAATACATTTGaaagttgaggtcaggtgcatgcatcatattgagcatgattgattggaactatGAACGTATGATGACTATTCATTGAGTGTGTGTTGGGCTAATTAATATTTGTGtaagcttatgatatttgttaatgttttcttactaattgtggttatgtgctttttttttttctattaatttcttttataataagcTCACCCCTCGCAATATTTTTGTCGTGTGGTTGGTAcgtgtgatgatcgcgaacctttgTTTGTGGGAGTAGAATGGTAGCAGTAGAGTACGAGAAGTGAAATTCTTTTGTGGAGTCGCCGAGCTGACGTGATGACGTTTGGATTATTTTGGgtgagagttgtgttttgttaatcaactcctccatagctggttccattatgtgaatgatgtgtattgagttactatacatacatacatacatacatacatacatacatatatatatatatatacatatatatatatatatatatatatatatatatatatatatatatatatattcacttaagtaatggtgctttttttggtaaatgtatatcgagaaaaaaattacattcaattttcataagcaaattaatgaagttttcatttaaaaattgaaattctcgtGATTTAGAATGGTGATATCGTATCgatgaggcgggtcgttacacttGGTCATTTATACTCCTCTTTTAAATCTCATTAATTATGTATAAGCTTTGGTGAGTTCATGagataattcaagaaaaatgaCTAAGtatcaaatatgaaatttaaaaagcAAAGTTagagatactaggctgcctcctagGAGTGCTTCTTTAACTTCTTTAGCCAGACGCGGGGTGATGATCGATCTGATCATAGGCCTAGCACCTGTTAGTACCTGCCCTAGTGCTTTGACAAAGAAAATGTTATTTTGCAAATGTGAAACAATACTACAAGATGCTTGTATCACCTTTCACTTGCCCCTAGTGCTTACCCAAGTCGGTGTGGTGTTGACCAACACCCAAAATGACTCTTCGTTCATTTTCCGATTTGCAGGGTCCCTTGATGATAAGATGTAGATGCATGCATGTTTATGATCGAATgttaaaatgtaataattaaatgaatgttGTCCtattcaattttacttaacGCTTACGACACCCCTGCTGAACGTGCCAAAGTGGCTCTGGAATAAGTGAGCAAAAACAAGAATGTATGTTCTTAAAGACAATAAAATGTAAAGGACACAACACTGGAGGTAGAGATCCAAATCATTAATccatatttattaatgttgtgattatgttttacaaaaattttaaaactcagAGATCCATATTAGTCCTTGAGGAAGCCCAAACATTGAGTCTTCGAATTGCCACAAGCATCACGTGTAATACCGCTTGACGATGTCGGAGTTCACAGGCGAAGGCAGCTCTTCGTCATCCATGTTCATAAGCAACAACGCTCCTCCtgagaaagccttcttcacaaAAAATGACCCTtcatagttcggggcccatttccctctgTGGTCCTTTTCAACCTAAGACACCTTCTTTAGAATAAGGTCCCCCTCGCTGAACTTACGCGGACGCACCCTCTTGTCAAAAGCATTTTTCGCTCTGTTTTGATATAGttgcccatggctcatggctgccAATCTTTTACCTTTGATAAGATTCAACTGATCAAAGTGTGCTTGGGCCCATTCTAATTCTTCCAACCTCAACCCCGCTAGAATTCTCAAAGAAGGAACCTCCACCTCAAACGGGAGCACACCCTCCATCCCGTACACCAAAGAGAAAGGGGTTGCCGCAGTAGACGTGCGCACAGAAGTT is a window from the Glycine max cultivar Williams 82 chromosome 2, Glycine_max_v4.0, whole genome shotgun sequence genome containing:
- the LOC102661162 gene encoding uncharacterized protein yields the protein MACPEGKKVAFGTYTLVEEAEYWWENTRQCLEVEGQVVTWDVFKRVFLEKYFPEDVRNKKEMEFLELKQGNMTVVEYAAKFEELVRYFPRYQGRNGEISKYVKFLNDLQPEVKQVMNYQGVRQFPLLVNMCRIWDEDSRDRASYYRSTGPMKNKKNGPQHRGKPYSTPTKQYGKCPNYQRTVAMGFVGDSGSKPNTFPTQITCYKCGKPGHISSNCADKGITYFNCRQRGHIQRDCPYPKKEHNGGGLNDQTGHPKAMRRVFTLNSAEASKSKDLIQEFPEVFPEDMSGLPPEREIEFSIDLVPGTWCWTISIAPYMMSPIELAELKK